Proteins encoded within one genomic window of uncultured Sphingopyxis sp.:
- a CDS encoding helix-turn-helix domain-containing protein: protein MVKGAFDKIAAGLNDAIAFAEGDASRGKIAAGPDIKAIRGKVKLSQAAFAEKLHISAATLRDWEQGRRMPEGPARTLLGMVEVDPDAAFKLLAKVTARANAA, encoded by the coding sequence ATGGTCAAGGGAGCATTCGACAAGATCGCGGCTGGTCTCAACGACGCCATCGCCTTTGCAGAGGGTGATGCCTCGCGGGGGAAGATTGCGGCCGGTCCCGACATCAAGGCGATTCGCGGCAAGGTGAAATTGTCGCAGGCCGCCTTTGCGGAAAAACTGCATATCAGCGCCGCTACCTTGCGCGATTGGGAGCAGGGACGCCGTATGCCTGAAGGGCCTGCCCGGACGCTACTGGGAATGGTAGAGGTCGATCCGGACGCCGCATTCAAGCTGCTGGCAAAGGTGACGGCGCGCGCAAACGCGGCCTGA
- a CDS encoding DUF1109 domain-containing protein has product MKEASIDDLIDELAGDLAPVRPRRIARGSMWVAAGWVAGAAALLLLFGLRHDLAGRGMPPLSMLAFWLTAATGLAATWSALRMGLPGVGRDYGGWRWAVGASLSLPLAALAVCIADGHAAMEAARHDVGLGCLLKGLASGLGVGGALFFWLKAGAPTSPTRAGWVVGIAAGAAGATIVALHCATDDVVHIALWHGAAVLLSAIAGRLILPRFLRW; this is encoded by the coding sequence ATGAAGGAGGCATCGATCGACGATCTGATCGACGAGCTGGCGGGTGATCTGGCGCCGGTTCGGCCGCGACGCATCGCGCGCGGATCGATGTGGGTCGCGGCCGGATGGGTGGCGGGCGCCGCGGCGCTGCTGCTGCTGTTCGGGCTGCGCCATGATCTGGCGGGGCGCGGAATGCCGCCGCTTTCGATGCTCGCCTTCTGGCTGACCGCGGCGACAGGTCTCGCCGCGACATGGAGCGCGCTGCGCATGGGGCTTCCGGGCGTCGGGCGCGACTATGGCGGCTGGCGTTGGGCGGTCGGCGCCTCGTTGTCACTGCCGCTCGCGGCCCTTGCCGTCTGCATCGCCGACGGCCACGCTGCGATGGAGGCTGCGCGTCATGACGTCGGCCTGGGTTGCCTCCTGAAAGGCTTGGCATCGGGCCTAGGCGTCGGCGGGGCGCTGTTTTTCTGGCTAAAGGCGGGCGCGCCAACATCGCCGACCCGTGCAGGCTGGGTCGTCGGCATCGCTGCGGGGGCTGCGGGTGCAACGATCGTCGCGCTCCATTGCGCAACCGACGACGTCGTTCATATCGCGCTCTGGCACGGCGCAGCGGTCCTGCTCTCAGCGATCGCCGGGCGGCTGATCCTGCCGCGCTTCCTGCGCTGGTAG
- a CDS encoding uracil-DNA glycosylase, whose protein sequence is MEIDSPLPGTEPPRDCPRCPRLVALRRECQTEHPGWWNAPVHAFGDPDAWLAFAGLAPGKHGANRTGRPFTGDYAGDLLFATLAEFGLSRGRYEARIDDGLTLDGAIIVNSVKCLPPQNKPIPSEIANCRPFFERQLAALPKVRVIIALGRIAHDAALRAAGERLAVHRFAHGAVHALPDGRHLVDCYHCSRYNTNTGRLTAEMFADVFRTAIAIRDQTSGPNSSTSPR, encoded by the coding sequence ATGGAAATTGACAGCCCATTGCCCGGTACCGAGCCACCGCGTGATTGCCCGCGTTGCCCGCGTCTCGTCGCGTTGCGGCGCGAATGCCAGACCGAGCATCCGGGTTGGTGGAACGCGCCGGTCCACGCCTTCGGCGATCCCGATGCCTGGCTGGCGTTCGCGGGGCTGGCGCCGGGCAAGCATGGCGCGAACCGCACCGGGCGGCCGTTCACCGGCGACTATGCCGGAGACCTTTTGTTCGCGACGCTCGCCGAATTCGGGCTGAGCCGGGGACGATATGAGGCGCGGATCGACGACGGGCTGACGCTCGACGGCGCGATCATCGTCAACAGCGTCAAATGCCTGCCGCCGCAGAACAAACCGATCCCGTCTGAGATCGCGAACTGCCGGCCCTTTTTCGAGCGCCAGCTGGCGGCCCTGCCGAAGGTGCGGGTAATCATCGCGCTCGGGCGGATCGCCCACGATGCGGCGCTCCGCGCGGCGGGCGAGCGTCTGGCCGTGCATCGCTTCGCGCATGGCGCGGTCCACGCGCTGCCCGACGGACGGCATCTGGTCGATTGCTATCATTGTTCGCGCTACAACACGAACACCGGGCGGCTGACGGCGGAGATGTTCGCCGACGTCTTTCGCACCGCGATCGCGATCAGGGATCAGACGAGCGGGCCGAATTCCTCAACCAGCCCGCGGTAA
- a CDS encoding type II toxin-antitoxin system RelE/ParE family toxin gives MWWSPQARYAKPGKGKSGGYRVITYFAGEDVPAFLLTVFGKGEKVSLSQGERNALAALTKTLKSTL, from the coding sequence TTGTGGTGGAGCCCGCAAGCTCGCTACGCCAAGCCCGGCAAAGGCAAGTCGGGTGGCTATCGTGTCATCACCTATTTCGCGGGTGAGGACGTTCCCGCTTTCTTGCTGACCGTGTTCGGCAAAGGGGAGAAGGTTTCGCTATCGCAGGGCGAGCGCAATGCTCTGGCCGCCCTGACAAAGACCCTGAAGAGCACACTGTAG
- a CDS encoding TMEM165/GDT1 family protein encodes MEALFTSTAIVALAEIGDKTQLLAILLATRFSRPLPIIFGILIATLANHALAALLGASAAAFLDSPVFRYAIGASFIAMAAWTLIPDTFDDDEAPKPRFGAFLTTLVAFFLVEMGDKTQVATIALGAQYHDVVAVTAGTTLGMMIANVPAIFLGHELLKRVDLAKVRLVAAGLFLVIGLWVLVQTAGWLG; translated from the coding sequence ATGGAAGCCCTGTTCACATCGACCGCAATCGTCGCGCTCGCCGAAATCGGCGACAAGACGCAGCTGCTCGCGATTCTGCTCGCGACGCGGTTCAGCCGTCCGTTGCCAATCATATTTGGTATCCTCATCGCGACGCTCGCCAATCACGCCCTCGCGGCGCTGCTCGGTGCGTCGGCCGCCGCCTTTCTCGACAGTCCGGTCTTTCGCTATGCGATCGGTGCTTCGTTTATCGCGATGGCGGCGTGGACGCTGATCCCCGATACTTTTGACGACGACGAAGCGCCGAAGCCGCGTTTCGGGGCGTTCCTGACCACGCTCGTCGCCTTTTTCCTCGTCGAGATGGGCGACAAGACCCAGGTCGCAACGATCGCGCTCGGGGCGCAATATCACGACGTCGTCGCGGTCACCGCGGGCACGACGCTCGGCATGATGATCGCCAATGTGCCGGCGATCTTCCTCGGTCACGAACTGCTGAAGCGCGTCGACCTCGCGAAAGTCCGTCTCGTCGCCGCCGGCCTGTTCCTCGTGATCGGTTTGTGGGTGCTCGTGCAAACCGCGGGGTGGCTCGGCTAA
- a CDS encoding NAD-dependent epimerase/dehydratase family protein, which yields MTTLITGAAGFIGMHVAAALLGRDEPVVGIDNFTPYYSLDLKRARVAHLETLYDELFTFIDVDFGDANALAHALSGRRVDRIVHLGAQPGVRYSLENPGAYIHSNVAGHVNILELARHREIEHLVYASSSSVYGMRADTPFRVADRADTPISLYAATKRSDELLSETYAHLFRIPQTGLRFFTVYGPWGRPDMAVWKFTEAVLQGRPIDVYNHGDMLRDFTFIDDIVNGVVLALDHPPEDNNREKPGGFTTPHRLYNIGNNRSEQLTALIHAIEEACGRKAEINLLPMQDGDVYQTSADIDDISRDLGFAPTTPIAVGIPAFVAWYREEWLGRQEADRREA from the coding sequence TTGACGACGCTTATCACCGGCGCCGCCGGGTTCATTGGAATGCACGTCGCAGCGGCGTTGCTCGGCCGCGACGAACCCGTCGTCGGGATCGATAATTTTACTCCCTATTACTCCCTCGATCTTAAGCGCGCACGCGTCGCGCATCTCGAGACACTCTACGATGAATTGTTCACATTCATCGATGTAGACTTCGGCGATGCGAATGCGCTCGCGCATGCGCTTTCGGGCCGCAGGGTCGACCGGATCGTCCATCTCGGCGCTCAGCCAGGCGTCCGCTATTCGCTCGAAAACCCGGGTGCCTATATCCATTCGAATGTCGCGGGACACGTCAACATTCTCGAACTCGCGCGTCACAGGGAGATAGAGCATCTCGTTTATGCCTCATCGTCGTCGGTTTACGGCATGCGCGCCGACACGCCCTTTCGCGTCGCCGACCGCGCCGACACCCCCATCTCGCTCTACGCGGCGACGAAGCGGTCCGACGAACTGCTCAGCGAAACCTACGCGCATCTCTTCCGCATACCCCAGACCGGCCTGCGCTTCTTCACCGTCTATGGTCCGTGGGGTCGGCCGGACATGGCGGTATGGAAATTCACCGAAGCGGTGCTGCAGGGCCGGCCGATCGACGTCTATAATCACGGCGACATGCTCCGCGATTTCACCTTCATCGACGACATCGTCAACGGCGTCGTCCTGGCGCTCGACCATCCCCCCGAAGACAACAACCGGGAAAAACCCGGAGGTTTCACGACGCCGCACCGTCTGTACAACATCGGTAACAATCGCTCGGAGCAGCTCACCGCGCTGATCCACGCTATTGAAGAAGCGTGCGGCCGCAAGGCGGAGATCAACCTGCTGCCGATGCAGGACGGCGACGTCTATCAGACATCAGCCGACATCGACGACATCAGCCGCGATCTCGGCTTTGCGCCGACCACACCGATCGCGGTCGGAATCCCCGCCTTCGTCGCCTGGTATCGGGAGGAATGGCTGGGACGGCAGGAAGCGGATCGCCGCGAGGCGTGA
- a CDS encoding type II toxin-antitoxin system VapC family toxin, producing the protein MIILDTNVLSECLRPAPEPQVLDWVARQPANLLFLTAITEAEILYGIAILDSGCRRDELARAAAAMFAEDFGGRILGFDTEAAPAYAAIAAERRRSGYPISQFDCQIAAIVKAHGAALATRNTRDFKACGIKLIDPWQGG; encoded by the coding sequence TTGATCATTCTCGACACCAATGTGCTTTCCGAATGCTTGCGCCCGGCGCCCGAACCGCAAGTGCTCGACTGGGTCGCGCGACAGCCCGCCAATTTGCTGTTTCTCACTGCCATCACCGAAGCCGAGATTTTATACGGCATTGCCATTCTGGACAGCGGTTGCCGACGCGATGAACTTGCCCGGGCCGCGGCCGCGATGTTCGCGGAGGATTTCGGGGGGCGAATATTGGGTTTCGATACGGAGGCAGCGCCCGCTTATGCCGCCATCGCTGCCGAAAGGCGACGGAGCGGCTACCCGATCAGCCAGTTCGACTGCCAGATCGCCGCGATCGTAAAGGCGCACGGCGCTGCGCTAGCCACGCGAAACACCCGTGATTTTAAGGCGTGCGGGATCAAATTGATCGATCCGTGGCAAGGTGGTTGA
- a CDS encoding sigma-70 family RNA polymerase sigma factor produces the protein MSMDEPSLARLMAASQRGDRSAYRALLAACRKWLERYFARRIAPHHIDDLVQETLVSMHRKLATWDSGRAFLPWLAAIARYRWIDMLRRQRDEAELGDNDAAVGAEDEAVHARLSIDHLLALLPPKQAQAITLVKIEGASIAEASRISGQSESLVKVNIHRGLKKLAELIESE, from the coding sequence ATGAGCATGGACGAACCTTCGCTGGCGCGCTTGATGGCCGCATCGCAGCGGGGAGATCGCAGCGCCTATCGCGCCCTGCTCGCCGCTTGCCGCAAATGGCTCGAACGCTATTTTGCGCGCCGGATCGCGCCGCACCATATCGATGATCTCGTGCAGGAGACGCTGGTGTCGATGCACCGCAAGCTCGCGACCTGGGACAGCGGGCGGGCCTTCCTTCCCTGGCTCGCCGCGATTGCGCGCTATCGGTGGATCGACATGCTGCGCCGCCAACGCGACGAAGCCGAACTTGGCGATAATGACGCCGCGGTCGGAGCGGAGGACGAGGCGGTCCACGCCCGGCTCAGCATCGACCATCTGCTGGCGCTGCTGCCGCCGAAGCAGGCGCAGGCGATCACGCTGGTCAAGATCGAAGGTGCCTCTATTGCCGAGGCCTCGCGGATATCCGGACAGAGCGAGTCGCTCGTCAAGGTGAACATTCATCGCGGACTCAAGAAGCTCGCCGAACTAATTGAAAGCGAATGA
- a CDS encoding translocation/assembly module TamB domain-containing protein: MAEEAPLPPDVAAPPRQRSWQLMVLRWIGLGLLGLILLFALFLVGLNSDAGRRFVVTQIEKYEFENGMKIGIGRLDGSLYGRMVVRDFTLSDPKGVFLRSPELRIDWRPIRYLANHIDVRSATAETLVMEKIPAFKPVPDTGEPLLPDLDIDVGLLRVDRFVFEPAVAGERRVATLNGKVAIADRRAQVSANAETLGRGGEGDRLKLVLDAVPEQNRLMVALDLTAPQGGVLAAMGGFAEPLTAKLAGRGDWKAWNGNLTANLGTAPLARVALTGRDGTFSAKGTAQASRLLTGPAAELLGTETAIDLTARLQERKAAIDGRLSSDAAHLGISGGLDLGANRFEGLQFAANVLKPSAIAPAVRASGLRATATLDGEFALPTVDYQANANSLAVNDIIVERLSLAGKARVAADQIVIPVEGRAARIRGLDTVAGGTLVQVRLDGDLAYAGGRILSDNLRLRSPRIDAKAILIADLNKGFYTGAIDGRINDYRVESVGIFDIDTDADLKTAPRGGFEIVGNVRARSTRLFNSGVRDFLGGNATASSAVRYGTDGIVRFSGLRLSAPRLRITGGQGSYAPNGQIRLTARANSTDYGPIGVQLAGTISDPRAVVTAERPGLGIGLANLVARVNGAPNGYRLAATGDTDYGPLSADVVLLMAAGPLTIDVERGDLAGIGFNGRLVQSEAGPFTGQLNASGQGLGGLVRLSAAGQYQTAAINVRANDVVLPGPANLAVGSAIVDADVTLYDQPHIVADIQIADTQIRDYDIAVGRVKIDYRNGSGKAQALVEGTSGVPFRIAANADLTPELWRASVQGRATGINFRTTSPARIIPGADGYELLPTTVNLGRGSSARIAGRFGDGILLQSRLERVNMAILNAVYPDMGLGGRATGSLDFEQANSDAFPRADARLTITGFTRTTAASVSQPVDVNFAGKLLADGGEARAVMRKRGSVIGRVQASLRPLGPSAGGWTERLMAAPLGGGIRYNGPADTLYSFFGPADQHVAGPVAVAADFSCSVADPCLNGVVRGKDMTYENQTYGTKLTNIVVNGRFTGNRLEIEELTAKAGDGTLQAKGFVSLASADGYPMNIAVTLDNARLARSENIAARATGNLTLEKVAGQAALLSGSLRLPETRYRIVREGAAQVPVLTGVRRKPPAGRQRISGDGLAAVGGSLFDLIRLDIALKAPDEIYVSGMGLESEWSADIVLRGTTQAPQVTGEIELVRGTLGFAGRSFELQEGRVTFPTGDAFDPAIRLIADDTIETVTVTVSVTGRASNPQVAFSSVPGLPQDEIVSRILFGDSITTLSPLQAVQLAASLNTLSSGGGGLSPLGALQSATGIDRLRVLGPDDTVGRGAALAAGQYITKDIYLEVITDARGYTATQLEISLTRALSLLSQAGGSGQSNLSIRYRKDY; encoded by the coding sequence ATGGCCGAGGAGGCGCCTCTCCCCCCGGACGTCGCCGCGCCGCCAAGGCAGCGGTCGTGGCAGCTGATGGTCCTGCGCTGGATCGGCCTGGGCCTGCTCGGATTGATACTGCTCTTCGCGTTGTTCCTTGTCGGGCTCAACAGCGACGCCGGACGGCGTTTCGTCGTCACCCAGATCGAGAAATATGAATTCGAAAACGGGATGAAGATCGGCATCGGCCGGCTCGACGGCTCGCTCTATGGCCGGATGGTCGTCCGCGATTTCACGCTGTCCGATCCCAAGGGTGTCTTCCTGCGTTCACCCGAGCTTCGCATCGACTGGCGGCCCATCCGCTATCTCGCCAATCACATCGATGTCCGCTCGGCGACGGCGGAGACGCTGGTGATGGAGAAGATCCCTGCGTTCAAGCCGGTGCCCGATACCGGCGAGCCGCTGCTGCCCGATCTCGATATCGACGTCGGGTTGCTCCGCGTCGATCGTTTCGTTTTCGAGCCGGCGGTTGCGGGCGAACGGCGCGTCGCGACATTGAACGGCAAGGTCGCAATCGCCGATCGCCGGGCACAGGTCAGCGCCAATGCGGAAACGCTGGGCCGTGGCGGCGAGGGCGATAGGCTGAAGCTCGTCCTCGATGCAGTGCCCGAACAGAACCGGCTCATGGTCGCGCTCGACCTCACCGCGCCCCAAGGCGGCGTGCTCGCGGCGATGGGCGGGTTTGCGGAACCGCTGACGGCGAAGCTGGCCGGGCGCGGCGACTGGAAGGCGTGGAACGGCAATTTGACCGCCAATCTCGGCACCGCGCCGCTCGCCCGCGTCGCACTGACGGGGCGCGACGGAACCTTCTCCGCCAAGGGGACGGCGCAGGCTTCGCGGCTGCTGACCGGGCCGGCGGCCGAATTACTGGGTACCGAAACCGCGATCGACCTCACCGCCCGGCTGCAGGAGCGCAAGGCCGCGATCGACGGACGGCTTTCGTCGGATGCGGCGCATCTCGGGATCAGCGGCGGGCTCGATCTCGGCGCGAACCGCTTCGAGGGGCTGCAATTCGCGGCCAATGTCCTGAAGCCAAGCGCGATCGCCCCCGCCGTGCGCGCCAGCGGTCTGCGCGCGACGGCAACGCTCGATGGCGAATTCGCGCTGCCGACCGTCGATTATCAGGCGAACGCGAACAGCCTCGCGGTCAACGACATCATCGTCGAGCGGCTGAGCCTCGCGGGCAAGGCGCGCGTCGCTGCCGACCAGATCGTAATTCCCGTCGAGGGCCGCGCCGCGCGGATACGCGGGCTCGATACGGTCGCGGGCGGGACATTGGTGCAGGTGCGGCTCGACGGCGATCTCGCGTACGCTGGCGGGCGCATCCTCAGCGACAATCTGCGCCTCCGCTCGCCGCGCATCGACGCGAAGGCGATCCTGATCGCCGATCTCAACAAGGGGTTCTACACGGGCGCGATCGACGGGCGGATCAACGATTACCGCGTCGAAAGCGTCGGCATCTTTGACATCGACACCGATGCAGACCTCAAGACCGCGCCGCGCGGCGGGTTCGAAATTGTCGGCAACGTTCGCGCGCGCTCGACGCGATTGTTCAACTCTGGCGTCCGTGACTTCCTCGGCGGCAATGCGACCGCGTCGAGCGCCGTGCGCTATGGCACCGACGGCATCGTCCGCTTCTCCGGCCTCCGCCTGTCGGCACCGCGCCTGCGCATCACCGGCGGGCAGGGGAGCTATGCGCCGAACGGACAGATCCGGCTGACCGCGCGCGCAAATTCGACCGATTATGGCCCGATCGGCGTCCAGCTCGCCGGAACGATCAGCGATCCGCGCGCGGTGGTGACCGCCGAGCGGCCCGGGCTTGGTATCGGGCTCGCCAACCTCGTCGCGCGCGTGAACGGCGCGCCGAACGGCTATCGCCTCGCGGCGACGGGCGACACCGACTATGGGCCGCTGTCGGCCGACGTCGTGCTGCTGATGGCGGCGGGACCGCTGACGATCGATGTCGAGCGCGGCGACCTCGCGGGCATCGGGTTCAACGGCCGCCTCGTGCAGAGCGAGGCCGGCCCCTTTACCGGCCAGCTCAACGCGTCGGGGCAGGGGCTCGGCGGTCTCGTCCGTCTGAGCGCGGCGGGCCAGTATCAGACGGCCGCGATCAATGTCCGTGCGAATGATGTTGTGCTTCCCGGGCCAGCCAACCTCGCGGTCGGTTCGGCGATCGTTGACGCCGACGTCACCCTTTACGACCAGCCGCATATCGTCGCCGACATCCAGATCGCCGATACACAGATCCGCGACTATGACATCGCCGTCGGGCGCGTGAAGATCGATTATCGCAACGGCAGCGGCAAGGCGCAGGCGCTGGTCGAGGGGACGAGCGGCGTCCCCTTCCGCATCGCCGCGAATGCTGATCTAACGCCCGAACTCTGGCGCGCGTCGGTGCAGGGACGAGCGACGGGGATCAATTTCCGCACGACTTCGCCCGCGCGCATCATTCCGGGCGCCGATGGTTATGAATTGCTGCCCACGACGGTCAATCTGGGTCGGGGCAGCAGCGCGCGCATCGCGGGCCGCTTTGGCGACGGCATTCTGCTCCAGAGCCGGCTCGAGCGCGTCAACATGGCGATCCTCAACGCCGTCTATCCCGACATGGGGCTCGGCGGGCGGGCGACGGGCAGCCTCGATTTCGAGCAGGCGAATTCCGACGCTTTCCCGCGCGCCGACGCGCGGCTGACAATCACCGGCTTCACGCGCACCACCGCGGCGTCGGTCAGCCAGCCGGTTGACGTCAATTTCGCCGGCAAGCTGCTCGCCGACGGCGGCGAGGCGCGCGCGGTGATGCGCAAGCGGGGGAGCGTCATCGGCCGGGTGCAGGCCTCGCTGCGCCCGCTCGGGCCCAGCGCGGGCGGCTGGACCGAACGGCTGATGGCGGCGCCGCTCGGCGGCGGCATTCGCTACAACGGCCCCGCCGACACGCTCTATTCCTTCTTCGGTCCCGCTGACCAGCATGTGGCGGGGCCGGTCGCCGTCGCCGCCGATTTCAGCTGCAGCGTCGCCGACCCCTGCCTTAATGGTGTGGTGCGCGGCAAGGACATGACCTACGAGAACCAGACTTATGGCACCAAGCTGACGAATATCGTCGTGAACGGTCGCTTCACGGGCAACCGGCTGGAAATAGAGGAGCTGACCGCAAAGGCCGGCGACGGCACGCTTCAGGCAAAAGGCTTCGTCAGCCTCGCTTCGGCTGATGGTTATCCGATGAATATCGCGGTGACGCTCGACAACGCCCGCCTTGCGCGGAGCGAGAATATCGCGGCGCGCGCGACCGGCAATCTGACGCTCGAAAAGGTCGCGGGGCAGGCCGCGCTGCTGTCAGGCAGCCTGCGCCTTCCGGAGACGCGTTACCGCATCGTGCGCGAAGGCGCAGCCCAAGTGCCGGTGCTGACCGGCGTGCGCCGCAAGCCCCCCGCCGGGCGCCAGCGGATCAGCGGCGACGGGCTCGCCGCGGTCGGCGGCAGCCTGTTCGACCTCATCCGCCTCGACATCGCGCTGAAGGCGCCCGACGAAATCTATGTCTCGGGCATGGGGCTCGAATCCGAATGGAGCGCCGACATCGTGCTGCGCGGCACGACGCAGGCGCCGCAGGTGACCGGCGAGATCGAGCTGGTGCGCGGCACGCTCGGCTTCGCGGGCCGCTCGTTCGAGCTTCAGGAGGGCCGGGTGACCTTCCCGACCGGCGATGCCTTCGACCCCGCGATCCGGCTGATCGCCGACGACACGATCGAAACGGTGACGGTGACCGTCAGCGTGACCGGGCGCGCGAGCAATCCGCAGGTCGCCTTCTCGAGCGTTCCGGGCCTGCCGCAGGACGAGATCGTCTCGCGCATCCTGTTCGGCGATTCGATCACGACGCTGTCGCCGTTGCAGGCGGTCCAGCTTGCTGCCTCGCTCAACACGCTGAGCAGCGGGGGCGGCGGCCTGAGCCCGCTCGGGGCGCTCCAGTCGGCGACGGGGATCGACCGGCTGCGCGTGCTTGGACCCGACGATACGGTCGGGCGCGGCGCGGCGCTCGCCGCCGGGCAATATATCACCAAGGACATCTATTTGGAGGTGATCACCGACGCGCGCGGCTATACCGCGACCCAGCTCGAGATCAGCCTGACACGGGCGCTGTCGCTGCTCAGCCAGGCGGGCGGGTCGGGGCAGTCGAACCTCTCGATCCGCTATCGCAAGGATTATTGA
- the folK gene encoding 2-amino-4-hydroxy-6-hydroxymethyldihydropteridine diphosphokinase yields the protein MSNAMPLPLYAIGLGSNRRHARHGDPRAVLLAALAALESEDIEAVDASPIIASEPLGPSRRRYANAVALVASELSPPEMLERLQEIEANFGRRTGQRWSARTLDLDILLWSGGVWSDATLTIPHPAMVERAFVLGPLRAIAPEWQHPLTGRSIRQLAARLTRPKPVDRGACAH from the coding sequence ATGAGCAACGCAATGCCGCTCCCTCTTTACGCCATCGGCCTCGGATCGAACCGTCGCCACGCGCGCCACGGCGATCCGCGCGCGGTGCTGCTCGCCGCGCTCGCCGCGCTCGAAAGTGAGGACATTGAAGCGGTCGATGCGAGCCCGATCATCGCGAGCGAGCCGCTGGGCCCGTCGCGCCGGCGCTACGCCAACGCCGTCGCCCTCGTCGCGTCGGAACTCAGTCCGCCCGAAATGCTCGAACGCCTCCAGGAAATCGAAGCGAACTTCGGCCGCCGCACTGGTCAGCGCTGGAGCGCGCGCACGCTCGATCTCGATATATTGCTTTGGTCGGGCGGCGTCTGGTCCGATGCGACCCTGACGATCCCTCACCCCGCGATGGTCGAGCGCGCCTTCGTGCTCGGCCCGCTTCGTGCAATTGCCCCCGAATGGCAGCACCCGCTGACCGGGCGCAGCATCCGCCAACTCGCCGCGCGCCTGACGCGTCCGAAGCCGGTTGACCGGGGCGCCTGTGCGCACTAG
- the galE gene encoding UDP-glucose 4-epimerase GalE translates to MNILLTGGAGYIGSHVAAPLVSAGHHVVCFDNLSNSDPAVMERIEAITGQAVPLVTGDIRDGDALREVLRNHAIEAVIHFAGLKAVGESVAEPMKYYDNNVRGTLSLLEAMADCRTRTLVFSSSATVYGQPQYLPLDENHPTSATNPYGRTKLMIEEMLADVAAADPEWRIAILRYFNPVGAHDSGLIGENPNGVPNNLMPFISRVAAGRLGELSVFGADYDTPDGTGVRDYIHVVDLADGHVAALEAIAKNDEPLSIWNLGTGQGYSVLDMVKAFERVNGVRVPYRIAPRRDGDVASCFASPDRAARELGWKAERGLDAMCASSWNFERTLAGRNSD, encoded by the coding sequence ATGAACATTCTGCTGACGGGCGGCGCCGGCTATATCGGAAGCCATGTCGCCGCACCGCTAGTATCGGCCGGGCACCACGTCGTCTGCTTCGACAATCTGTCGAACAGCGATCCGGCGGTCATGGAACGGATCGAGGCGATCACGGGCCAGGCGGTACCGCTCGTCACCGGCGACATCCGCGACGGCGACGCGCTGCGCGAAGTGCTGCGGAACCATGCGATCGAAGCCGTGATCCATTTCGCCGGGCTGAAGGCGGTCGGCGAATCGGTCGCCGAGCCCATGAAATATTACGACAATAATGTCCGGGGCACCTTGTCGCTGCTCGAAGCGATGGCCGATTGCAGGACCAGGACGCTCGTCTTCTCGTCGAGCGCGACCGTCTATGGCCAGCCGCAATATCTGCCGCTCGACGAGAACCACCCGACATCGGCGACCAACCCCTATGGCCGCACCAAGCTGATGATCGAGGAGATGCTCGCCGACGTCGCCGCCGCCGATCCCGAATGGCGCATCGCGATACTGCGCTATTTCAATCCCGTCGGTGCGCATGACAGCGGGTTGATCGGCGAGAATCCGAACGGCGTTCCGAACAACCTGATGCCCTTCATCAGCCGCGTTGCCGCCGGACGGCTAGGTGAACTGTCGGTTTTCGGCGCCGATTACGACACGCCCGACGGCACCGGCGTTCGCGATTATATCCATGTCGTCGACCTCGCCGACGGCCATGTCGCCGCGCTCGAAGCGATCGCGAAGAACGACGAGCCGCTGTCGATCTGGAACCTCGGCACGGGCCAAGGCTATTCGGTGCTCGACATGGTCAAGGCGTTCGAGCGCGTGAACGGCGTCCGCGTCCCCTATCGCATCGCCCCGCGCCGCGACGGCGATGTCGCGAGCTGTTTCGCCAGCCCCGACCGCGCCGCGCGCGAACTGGGCTGGAAGGCCGAGCGCGGTCTCGACGCGATGTGCGCATCGAGCTGGAATTTCGAACGCACGCTCGCGGGGCGCAACTCGGACTAA